A region of Butyricicoccus intestinisimiae DNA encodes the following proteins:
- a CDS encoding RnfABCDGE type electron transport complex subunit D, with protein sequence MYDFSKVVITSSPHIKSKEDTKSIMLDVLLALIPSLAVSTYVFGLRAILMTAVSIIACMVFEAIYDKIVGKENTVMDLSAAVTGVLLAFVCPVTLPYWMLIIGDGIAIIFAKCIFGGLGKNFINPALAGRAFLLASWPVAMTTWVAARSHVGLGSTADVVSAATPMAILKGSAEGDLPSAMSVFLGVTGGSMGEVSAIALLIGGIYLLVRKVITIQIPAAYILTVAVLAVIFPAEGYGHLEYMLYAIFGGGLMLGAIFMATDYSTTPVSKKGQIVFGIGCGLLTTMIRFFGGYPEGVCYSILLMNTTVWLIDKYTRPTKFGAPAKQKKEG encoded by the coding sequence ATGTATGATTTTAGCAAAGTAGTAATTACATCCTCCCCTCATATTAAGAGCAAAGAGGATACCAAGTCGATTATGCTGGACGTGCTTCTTGCACTGATTCCGTCCCTCGCTGTATCGACATATGTATTTGGGCTGCGCGCCATCCTGATGACCGCGGTTTCCATCATTGCCTGCATGGTATTCGAGGCAATCTACGACAAGATCGTAGGCAAGGAGAATACTGTTATGGATCTGTCCGCAGCCGTTACCGGCGTGCTGCTGGCATTCGTTTGCCCGGTAACGCTTCCGTACTGGATGCTGATTATCGGCGACGGCATCGCAATCATTTTTGCTAAGTGCATCTTCGGCGGCCTTGGCAAGAACTTCATCAACCCGGCTCTCGCAGGCCGTGCATTCCTGCTGGCTTCTTGGCCGGTAGCTATGACGACTTGGGTTGCAGCTCGCAGCCATGTTGGCCTGGGCTCCACCGCGGACGTTGTCTCTGCTGCTACCCCGATGGCAATTCTGAAGGGCTCTGCAGAAGGCGACCTGCCGAGCGCAATGAGCGTATTTCTCGGTGTGACCGGCGGCTCTATGGGCGAAGTTTCTGCTATTGCACTGCTGATCGGCGGCATTTACCTGTTGGTTCGCAAGGTTATCACCATCCAGATTCCGGCAGCCTACATTCTGACCGTTGCTGTTCTGGCTGTCATTTTCCCGGCTGAGGGCTATGGTCATCTGGAGTACATGCTGTACGCTATCTTCGGCGGCGGCCTGATGCTCGGTGCTATCTTCATGGCTACCGACTACAGCACCACACCGGTTTCCAAGAAGGGTCAGATCGTATTCGGCATCGGCTGCGGCCTGCTGACCACCATGATCCGTTTCTTCGGCGGCTATCCGGAAGGCGTTTGCTACTCCATCCTGCTGATGAACACCACAGTATGGCTGATTGACAAGTATACTCGCCCGACCAAGTTCGGTGCACCGGCAAAGCAGAAGAAGGAGGGCTAA
- a CDS encoding RnfABCDGE type electron transport complex subunit G, protein MAGKQKNEFVQLGGILCAITLVVALALGAVNAVTAGPIAEQNAQKIKDSLENVMPGAESEQIDVPEGTTVTTETKNATSVTILSAYKMTKDGADAGYCVEVGPTGFGGAVDTMVGIDSDGKVTGISVISASSETPGLGARSTEPEFQAQFAGQVGTEVAVAKDGGSIDALTGATITSRAVSEGVVAAAQFAAEQG, encoded by the coding sequence ATGGCTGGCAAGCAGAAAAATGAATTTGTACAGCTCGGCGGCATCCTTTGCGCCATCACGCTGGTAGTCGCTCTGGCTCTGGGTGCTGTTAACGCAGTAACCGCAGGTCCGATTGCTGAGCAGAACGCACAGAAAATCAAGGATTCTCTGGAGAACGTTATGCCGGGCGCAGAATCTGAGCAGATCGATGTTCCGGAAGGAACCACCGTTACCACCGAGACCAAGAACGCAACATCCGTTACCATTCTGTCCGCATACAAGATGACCAAGGATGGCGCTGACGCAGGCTACTGCGTAGAAGTCGGCCCGACCGGCTTCGGCGGCGCAGTAGACACCATGGTTGGCATTGACAGCGATGGCAAGGTAACCGGCATCTCCGTTATTTCCGCATCTTCTGAGACCCCGGGTCTGGGCGCTCGTTCTACGGAGCCGGAGTTCCAGGCACAGTTCGCTGGCCAGGTCGGCACGGAAGTCGCAGTTGCCAAGGACGGCGGTTCGATTGATGCACTGACCGGTGCTACCATCACCTCCCGTGCTGTATCGGAAGGCGTTGTTGCAGCGGCTCAGTTCGCTGCTGAACAGGGTTAA
- the rsxE gene encoding electron transport complex subunit RsxE — translation MSFAKSLKEGLVTNNPVLVQLIGMCPTLATSTSLTNGIGMGLSATAVLICSNIVISLLRKIIPSKVRIAAYITVIAGFVTMVDLLLQAFIPSLSASLGTFIPLIVVNCIILGRAESFASKNSVGASAVDGLVMGLGFTFALILMSVVRELLGAGTILGGAITVFSQPATIMILPAGAFLTLGCIIAVMQKLLKKGE, via the coding sequence ATGAGTTTTGCAAAAAGTCTGAAGGAAGGCCTGGTTACCAATAACCCGGTACTGGTTCAGCTGATCGGCATGTGCCCGACGCTGGCAACCTCGACTTCCTTGACAAACGGTATCGGCATGGGCCTGTCCGCTACAGCCGTACTGATTTGTTCCAATATTGTAATTTCCCTGCTGCGTAAGATTATCCCGAGCAAGGTTCGTATCGCAGCATACATCACCGTCATCGCGGGCTTCGTAACCATGGTTGACCTGCTGCTTCAGGCGTTTATCCCGTCTCTGTCGGCATCCCTGGGTACCTTTATCCCGCTGATCGTAGTTAACTGTATCATCCTTGGCCGTGCAGAGTCCTTTGCATCCAAGAATTCCGTTGGTGCATCCGCAGTGGACGGTCTCGTTATGGGTCTTGGCTTTACGTTCGCCCTGATTCTGATGTCGGTTGTTCGTGAGCTGCTGGGCGCTGGCACCATTCTGGGCGGCGCAATCACCGTATTCAGCCAGCCGGCTACCATCATGATTCTGCCGGCAGGCGCATTCCTGACCCTCGGCTGCATCATCGCTGTTATGCAGAAGCTGCTGAAGAAAGGAGAATAA
- a CDS encoding sensor histidine kinase has product MEKETRNERMLSNREDDVFFAQQTPEILRAVCRGLGGEQCPAVHVSQALMVLGQTKAGGRLFAERAFYCVESFLPHEAGQLIRQCMAQHTEQEQLVLLDGRQWNMRVIPVESGAVLVFAEAQRSTAGVTLVTADLRDRAANLLIQADRLERLEQPDIAAEIRREAYRMLRSIGHLELLVGAPEGMQWKERSVSSFMKELRKQLKRHAEIRVIVPQCDEKMQADTHLLCAAILSLVSNSLRHGGEQVHVTVSVEMAENSVTFRVDDDGVGIPDAVMQRINSTWEQADALPGGWGLGIPYVRRIAMMHGGILVYVQMEQTGAHARLRIPLRQSDPAMLESCGVYRRSSANEADIELSSALDAAYFRRD; this is encoded by the coding sequence ATGGAAAAAGAGACGAGAAACGAACGGATGTTGTCGAATCGGGAAGACGATGTGTTTTTCGCGCAGCAGACGCCGGAGATTTTACGGGCTGTTTGCCGCGGACTGGGCGGTGAGCAGTGCCCGGCGGTGCATGTCTCACAAGCGCTGATGGTACTGGGACAGACCAAAGCGGGCGGCAGGCTGTTTGCCGAGCGCGCGTTCTACTGTGTCGAGAGCTTTCTTCCTCACGAGGCCGGCCAGCTCATTCGGCAGTGCATGGCGCAGCACACAGAACAGGAGCAGCTGGTGCTGCTCGATGGCAGACAGTGGAACATGCGCGTCATACCGGTGGAAAGCGGGGCGGTGCTGGTATTTGCAGAAGCGCAGCGCAGCACAGCGGGCGTCACCTTGGTGACGGCGGATTTGCGCGACCGCGCAGCCAATCTGCTCATTCAGGCGGATCGTTTGGAAAGGCTGGAGCAGCCGGATATTGCGGCGGAAATTCGGCGGGAGGCGTATCGCATGCTGCGCAGTATCGGCCATTTGGAATTGCTCGTCGGTGCGCCGGAAGGTATGCAGTGGAAAGAGCGCAGCGTTTCTTCTTTTATGAAGGAACTGCGCAAGCAGCTGAAACGGCATGCGGAAATTCGGGTGATTGTGCCGCAGTGTGATGAGAAGATGCAGGCGGATACGCACTTGCTGTGTGCTGCCATTCTGTCGCTTGTGTCCAACAGCCTGCGGCACGGCGGCGAACAGGTGCACGTGACGGTGTCAGTCGAAATGGCGGAAAACAGTGTGACGTTTCGCGTAGACGATGACGGCGTCGGCATTCCGGATGCCGTGATGCAGCGCATAAACAGCACATGGGAACAGGCGGATGCCCTGCCGGGCGGCTGGGGACTTGGCATTCCGTATGTGCGCCGCATTGCGATGATGCACGGAGGAATACTGGTCTATGTGCAGATGGAGCAGACGGGAGCACACGCGCGGCTGCGCATTCCGCTGCGGCAGAGCGATCCGGCGATGCTGGAGAGCTGCGGCGTATATCGGCGGAGCAGCGCCAACGAAGCGGACATTGAACTGTCATCCGCGCTGGATGCGGCGTATTTCCGCCGAGACTGA
- the gap gene encoding type I glyceraldehyde-3-phosphate dehydrogenase, which translates to MGIKVGINGFGRIGRMVFRAGLDNENIEFLGINDPGMTPDYMAYMLRYDTMHGQYTGDISYTDNSIIVNGKEIKVFAEFKPEQIPWGEIGVEYVVESTGFFLTQEAAKGHIEAGAKKVIMSAPSKDSTPMFVYGVNQNVYTKDMQFVSNASCTTNCLAPIAKVLDEAFGIKEGLMTTVHSTTGTQKTVDGPSKKDWRGGRAASGNIIPSSTGAAKAVGKVYPKLNGKLTGISMRVPTLDVSVVDLTANLVKPASKEDICAAMKKASETPIEEGGLKGVLGYTEDAVVSSDFLGDARTSIFDATAGVYLTDNFVKVISWYDNEWGYSNKLLMLLQHMAKVDAE; encoded by the coding sequence ATGGGTATCAAAGTAGGTATCAACGGCTTTGGCCGTATCGGCCGTATGGTTTTCCGTGCTGGTCTGGACAACGAAAACATCGAGTTCCTGGGCATCAACGACCCGGGCATGACTCCGGATTACATGGCTTACATGCTGCGTTACGACACCATGCATGGTCAGTACACCGGTGACATCTCCTACACCGACAACTCCATCATCGTAAACGGCAAGGAGATCAAGGTATTCGCTGAGTTCAAGCCGGAGCAGATTCCGTGGGGCGAGATCGGCGTAGAGTACGTTGTTGAATCCACTGGTTTCTTCCTGACTCAGGAAGCTGCTAAGGGCCACATCGAGGCTGGCGCTAAGAAGGTTATCATGTCCGCTCCGTCCAAGGATTCCACTCCGATGTTCGTATACGGCGTAAACCAGAACGTTTACACCAAGGACATGCAGTTCGTTTCCAACGCTTCCTGCACCACCAACTGCCTGGCTCCGATCGCTAAGGTTCTGGACGAAGCATTCGGCATCAAGGAAGGCCTGATGACCACCGTTCATTCCACCACCGGCACCCAGAAGACTGTTGACGGCCCGTCCAAGAAGGACTGGCGCGGCGGCCGTGCTGCTTCCGGCAACATCATCCCGTCTTCCACTGGCGCTGCAAAGGCTGTAGGCAAGGTTTACCCGAAGCTGAACGGCAAGCTGACCGGTATCTCCATGCGTGTTCCGACCCTGGACGTATCTGTTGTTGACCTGACCGCTAACCTGGTTAAGCCGGCTTCCAAGGAAGACATCTGCGCTGCTATGAAGAAGGCTTCCGAGACTCCGATCGAAGAGGGCGGCCTGAAGGGCGTTCTGGGCTACACCGAGGATGCAGTTGTATCTTCTGACTTCCTGGGCGATGCTCGCACCTCCATCTTTGATGCTACCGCTGGCGTTTACCTGACCGACAACTTCGTAAAGGTAATTTCCTGGTACGACAACGAGTGGGGCTACTCCAACAAGCTGCTGATGCTGCTGCAGCACATGGCTAAGGTTGACGCTGAGTAA
- the rsxC gene encoding electron transport complex subunit RsxC yields MAYTFRGGIHPGTKNDPGFKAATNKKPIEVLKAPDKVILPVSMHIGAPAKPLVKKGDIVNMGQMIAEAGGFVSAPVHASVSGKVVDVVPMLHQNGSKVLSIVIENDHEDRLDESVKPKDFEAMSNDERIQAIWDAGIVGHGGATFPTHVKIKSGIGKCDTILINGAECEPYITSDHRLLLERPEEIVEGVRYLVKIMGVKKAYIGIELNKQDTFAGIEKLIAGDPVIELAPLECRYPQGAEKQLINAVTGREVPSGKLPADAGCAVFNVDTAGAVYRCFAKGMPVIRRVVTISGSAVAEPKNLEARTGTLITELIDACGGFKAAPNKLLAGGPMMGNAQFTTDVPVLKGTNAFLAMAGDEDKRVKNPTCIRCGRCVGVCPMHLTPVYMNMYAAKNDLEGCEEYDVLDCIECGSCAYVCPARIPLVQQFRVAKMRVQEKRRAEAAAAKAAAENK; encoded by the coding sequence ATGGCGTACACGTTTCGTGGCGGTATCCATCCTGGCACAAAAAATGATCCGGGATTTAAGGCCGCAACAAACAAAAAGCCGATCGAAGTCCTGAAGGCACCTGACAAGGTCATTCTTCCGGTTTCGATGCACATTGGCGCACCGGCAAAGCCGCTGGTGAAGAAGGGTGACATCGTAAACATGGGTCAGATGATCGCAGAAGCAGGCGGTTTCGTCAGCGCTCCGGTTCACGCATCGGTTTCCGGCAAGGTCGTAGACGTTGTCCCGATGCTGCATCAGAATGGCTCGAAGGTACTGTCGATTGTGATCGAGAATGACCATGAGGACAGACTGGACGAGTCTGTCAAGCCGAAGGATTTTGAGGCAATGTCCAACGACGAGCGCATCCAGGCAATCTGGGACGCAGGTATTGTTGGCCACGGCGGCGCAACCTTCCCGACACACGTAAAGATCAAGTCCGGTATTGGCAAGTGCGATACCATCCTGATCAACGGTGCGGAGTGTGAGCCGTACATCACATCCGACCATCGTCTCCTGCTGGAGCGTCCGGAGGAGATTGTAGAAGGCGTTCGTTATCTGGTAAAGATTATGGGCGTCAAGAAAGCTTACATCGGTATCGAGCTCAACAAGCAGGATACCTTTGCGGGCATTGAGAAGCTGATTGCAGGTGACCCGGTCATCGAGCTGGCTCCGCTGGAGTGCCGCTACCCGCAGGGCGCCGAGAAGCAGCTGATCAACGCAGTCACAGGCCGCGAGGTTCCGTCCGGCAAGCTGCCGGCAGACGCAGGCTGTGCTGTATTTAACGTAGACACCGCCGGTGCGGTATACCGCTGCTTTGCAAAGGGCATGCCGGTTATCCGCCGCGTCGTTACCATTTCCGGTTCCGCTGTCGCTGAGCCGAAGAATCTGGAAGCGCGCACCGGCACCCTGATTACCGAACTGATCGACGCTTGCGGCGGCTTCAAGGCTGCTCCGAACAAGCTGCTGGCTGGCGGCCCGATGATGGGCAACGCACAGTTCACCACCGATGTTCCGGTACTCAAGGGCACCAACGCATTTCTGGCTATGGCCGGCGATGAGGACAAGCGTGTCAAGAACCCGACCTGCATCCGCTGCGGCCGCTGCGTAGGCGTCTGCCCGATGCACCTGACTCCGGTATACATGAACATGTATGCGGCAAAGAACGATCTGGAAGGCTGCGAGGAATATGATGTCCTCGACTGCATCGAGTGCGGTTCCTGCGCATATGTATGTCCGGCACGAATCCCGCTTGTACAGCAGTTCCGCGTAGCAAAGATGCGCGTACAGGAAAAGCGCAGAGCTGAGGCAGCAGCTGCCAAGGCTGCGGCTGAGAACAAGTAA